TTGCAGTATCAGAACGGGCAATGGCAGGAACACGTTTATCGCTACAGTCCCTTTAATGCCACCGGCCTTAGCGATGATGACATCTATAATCTGCTGTTAGATAAGCAAGGTAACCTGTGGATTGGCACTCATTATTCCGGGCTGAATCGCATCAATATTACCCGCCAGTACTTTGCGCACATCTTTAACCAACAGGATCCTTATAACCAGCGGCACTTCAATAATTACCGGGCGATTTTCCGCAGTAGCGACGGCAATCTCTATCTGGGAACCAATAATGCTGGCTTATTCAAACTTGATGCAAAGGGAAATTATCACGCGTTCAACGCAGCATTCGCCAAGGCACTGAATATTGCCCCAGATATGCTGCATATGCGGGTGATGGACATTGCTGAAGATGATCAACAGCAGCTCTGGGTGGCCACCAGCAGTGGCTTGGCTAAATTGACGTTAGCAGGTGAGTTACAGTTATTTCCACAGACCGCTAAGTTGGGATTTGTTAGAGCACTGACCATTGATACGCAACATCGAATTTGGTTCGCGGCGGGGCGGCAGCTTTACCAATTTGATCCTCAAACCGACGAGGCCAAGCCATACACCCCAGCTACCGCCATTCTCCCAACCAGCAATGAACCACATCAGACGATTCTTAATATGAAGTCGGATGCCAGTGGCTTATGGGTCAGTACCATGATGGGAGCATACCGGCTTAACCCAGATACCGGCGAAACCTTAATTTTTCCCGGTGAAGAACTGCCGCACCCATTTGTCCGAGACATCTTGCCCGCAAAAGACGGGAGCATCTGGCTGGCAACCCACGGAGGTCTGACCCATTATGTTCACGGAAAAATGACCACGATAAGTCAGCAAAATGGCCTACCAACGAACACTATTTATGCATTAGCTGAAGCGGCTAACGGTGATATCTGGTTCAGCAGCAATGCCGGGATCAGCCGGTTGCATCCAGCCAATAACAGTATCGAAACCTTTAATGAGAACGAAGGCCTGCAAGCGCTGGAGTTTAACGGTGGGGTAAAATGGCAGGACCCAGATGGCAGCATTTGGTTTGGTGGCGTCAATGGCCTGAATCATTTCAACCCGGCAGGGATTCCTCCCGCCAGACCGGCGATTAGCATCGCACTTGCAGCATGGCAACTTGGAGAACAGCGGCACGCTTATTACCAACTCGGGACTCCGCAACAAATTACATTGCCGTTCAGTCGCAAGGTGCTGAATTTCGAGGTGACGGCCAACGACTTTAGCTACCCTGGGCATGATAACTTCAGTTTTTTGCTGGAGGGGCAGGATAACAACTGGACGCCGCTGCGTAACCAGCATTTGGTAAGCTACACCAATCTTGCCCCTGGCGATTATCGTTTATGGGGGCGTTATCAACTTGAGGGTAACCAGCACGAAGCACCGCAATTGCTGGCACATATCCATATTCAGCCGCCCTACTATCGTACCGTATGGGCTTACGCGGTGTATTTACTGCTGCTCAGCACCATATTAGGTTTGATGTTCCGTCACTATCTCAAACAACGCCTCCATGATCAGCGGATTCAACGGGAAATTAATGCCTCAGAGAAACGTTTACGACTGGCACTCCTGGGGACAGGTGGGCGCATGTGGGACTGGCAACTGAAGAGTGATCGCCTGTATATCACCAGTCAACTGCATGGCGATGAATATAGTGAAGAGATCGACCGACAAAAATTTAACAGCCAGATACACCCTGAAGATCTGCCCAGAACAACCGAACTATTGCAACGGTACATTCGCGGTGAATCACCGTTTTACGAGGCAGAATATCGATTAAAAAGTGCAGATGGGCAATGGTTATGGGGGCTGGATCGCGGTAAAGCGGTGGATTGGGATAAAAATGGTCATCCATTGCGCATGGCCGGAACGCTGACCGATATCTCCAGCCGCAAGCAACAGGAAGACCAGCTGCGCTTATCTTATCAGGTGCTGGAAAGTATGAACGAGGCAGTCGTCATTACGGATCTCGATTACCGGGTAATTGATGTCAATCCGGCGTTTACTCAGCTTACCGGCTTTAGCGACCATAATATCAAGGGCAAGCCGATCCTCTTTCTTACTCGCGGACTCTACCCACGCAGCTTCTATCAGCAAGCTGAAATTACCATGTTGCATCATCATAGTTGGGCCAAGGAGATGCAAATCCGTACTCGCCGTGGAAAATTGCTGCCGGTATGGATGGAAGCCAATCAAGTGCAGGACCATCTGGGGCAAACTAGCCACTTGGTCATGGTATTTAATGACATCACCGAACGTAAAAAAGCTGAGGAAGATTTGCGGCTAATGGCCAATTACGATCAGTTAACGGATTTGCCTAACCGCACACTGTTTCAGGATCGCTTGGAGCACGCGCTGCTACAGGCTTCACGCACCGACACCAAAGTCGCCTTACTGTTTTTGGATTTGGACCGCTTTAAAAATATCAATGATACCCGTGGTCATCAGGTCGGCGATCGGTTGTTAGCCGCAGTTGCTGAACGCTTGCGGCGGGTGATCCGCGAAGGCGACACCGTAGCACGTATCGGCGGGGATGAGTTCACCATCATTCTGGAAGGCGTACGAAAAACCAAAGCCGCGACCGTGATTGCAGAGAAGATTATCAATACGTTAAAGCAACCGTTCGCCTTCGGTCAGACCGTACTGGATATTACGACCTCCATTGGTATCAGCATGTATCCTGACGACGCCGACAACACCGAAGAACTGCTTAAATTTGCCGATACCGCGATGTACCACGCTAAAGCGATGGGACGTAATAACTTCCAGTTCTACACCTCATATATGAACCAGTCTGCCGTGCGGCATATGGAGCTGGAAAGCGGCCTGAAACAAGCCCTGACTCATCAGGAATTCTCGCTGTTGTACCAGCCCAAATTTGCCGTTAAAAACAGTAAACTCACCGGAATGGAAGCATTGTTACGTTGGCATAGCCAGGAGCTAGGGCAGGTATCGCCTGCAGAGTTTATTCCGCTGGCAGAAGAAACCGGCATGATCAGCAGTATTGGTAACTGGGTACTGCAACAGGTGTGTCAGCAATTAACCGAATGGCGCCAGCAAGGATTGCAGCCGGTACCAGTCGCTATCAATCTTTCGGCCAGACAACTCAATAGTGAGATTGTGGACGAAGTCCGCCGGACGTTAGACACCTTTGCATTGCCAGCAAATTTACTTGAGCTAGAACTCACGGAATCAGCAGTAATGCAACATCCGATAGAATCTATCGCCATCCTGACGCAACTGGAGACACTGGGACTAACGCTGGCGGTGGACGATTTTGGGACTGGCTATTCCAGTCTTGCCTATCTCAAACGCTTCCCTATACATACGCTCAAAATTGATAAAGAGTTTGTACGGGATATTTCAGAAGATCCGGAAGATGCCGCCATTACCAGTGCCATTATCGCCTTGGCTCACAGCCTGGATTTACAAGTCGTGGCTGAAGGGGTCGAGACACAGGAACAACTCAACTTCCTGGCAGATCAAGGTTGTGATCAGATCCAGGGATATCTGCTTGGCAAGCCACTTTCGAACGTCGAATCAGGCAGGTTGTTACACCCCATAACCATCGATAGCCACAAATAAAAAACGCGGCAAATGCCGCGCTCTTTCATTGATATAGCCAACTTAATGACCGAGATGGGGCACTTTGTGCAGCCAACCAGCAGGTGCCGGACGCAGGCCTTTTTGGATTTCGGTGTACACTTGATAAATGTGTTTCACATGTTCACCCACCTGACCGTTACCTACGGTAATCCGGCGACCATCTTCAAAGATATAGGAGCCAACAGGAGATACCACCGCCGCTGTACCAAAACCACCGGCTTCAATAATTTCACCAGATTCCACACCCTTCACAAAATCATCCAAGCGCACCATTTCCTGACGCACCGGATAACCGAGTTCAGTTGCCAGCTCGATAATTGACTGTGAGGTAATAGAACGCAGGATGGTATCGGTGAATTCTGGGATGACCACGGTGCCATCTTTCAGAATATGGAAGTGGTTCATCGCACCCGCTTCCTCGATATACACATTGTTGTTGTCCAGATACAGTACCTGAGCAGCCCCCACTTCTTTTGCAGCTCGGCCAGCACGCAAAGAGGCAGCATAGTTACCGGATGCCTTGCTGGCCCCCGTACCACCAGGAGCTGCACGGTGATAGTGAGTACTAATCAACAGACTGATAGGACTCAGGTTAGCCCCATAATAAGCACCGCTTGGGCTTAACACTACACAGAAGGTGTATGAAGTTGATGGACTGACTGATAGGCGATCTTCGGTGGCAAAAATAAATGGCCGAATGTACAAACAAGCGCCTTCTTGCATCGGGAACCATAAGCGGTCCGCATCAATCAGCGCATTGATTGCCTGCAGCTGCATCTCTTCTGGCAAATAAGGAATGCACAGAATGTCAGCAGAGCGATTAAGACGTTCGGCGTTTTTATTCGTACGGAAGGTATAAATCTCACCATCCTGGTGCATAAACGCTTTAGCACCTTCAAAAATGGATTGCCCATAATGTAGTGCAACTGCACCCGGTGCGACTGAAAAAGGACCATATGGAACAATACGTGGATCCCGCCATTCACCATCGTAATAATCCATTAAAAACATATGGTCGGTACGCAACCGGCCAAACCCGACATTACCCTCCGGACGGAACTGCTCCTGGCGGCGTTCTGCGGCAGGTTTTAACTGATACTTGATTTCCATTTTGAACTACCTTGACTATTGTTCAAGCAGACTAGGAAGCACAGCAATGAAAGTCAATAGGCATACAGGGGTGCAAGGCGATAACCGTTAGATTTTTTTTGAACAACTACCTAACATCAACGCAAGAATTCATTTAACACCTAGTGAACACTGTAACGGGATGTCAGAGATATGTTGACGATTTCGGCAAACATGCAACAAGTCGCCCTGCAA
This portion of the Shewanella yunxiaonensis genome encodes:
- a CDS encoding EAL domain-containing protein, which codes for MCCLGTLSTSLIAVPLSKLRFQHINSLNGLHQNSVYALFEDKGGILWIGTQDGLQSYNGTDFNLFLHDPFHEDSLSDSFITKIVQGSDGRIWVGTYSGGVNLFQPDTGNFRRYGAAQGLKSLQIVDMATIGKQLWVGTTKGLYRLSDDGKQMLPVAVGDGDLPIINSLYSMGSNSLFISTVNDGAYIFRAGQWLPVPLPAGSASNLKAIKAPDNSLWLAGGNSLWHYNNLALAPQKIYQLPHSNQIIHDIAFVSADNLWLGGDSTGIINLQYQNGQWQEHVYRYSPFNATGLSDDDIYNLLLDKQGNLWIGTHYSGLNRINITRQYFAHIFNQQDPYNQRHFNNYRAIFRSSDGNLYLGTNNAGLFKLDAKGNYHAFNAAFAKALNIAPDMLHMRVMDIAEDDQQQLWVATSSGLAKLTLAGELQLFPQTAKLGFVRALTIDTQHRIWFAAGRQLYQFDPQTDEAKPYTPATAILPTSNEPHQTILNMKSDASGLWVSTMMGAYRLNPDTGETLIFPGEELPHPFVRDILPAKDGSIWLATHGGLTHYVHGKMTTISQQNGLPTNTIYALAEAANGDIWFSSNAGISRLHPANNSIETFNENEGLQALEFNGGVKWQDPDGSIWFGGVNGLNHFNPAGIPPARPAISIALAAWQLGEQRHAYYQLGTPQQITLPFSRKVLNFEVTANDFSYPGHDNFSFLLEGQDNNWTPLRNQHLVSYTNLAPGDYRLWGRYQLEGNQHEAPQLLAHIHIQPPYYRTVWAYAVYLLLLSTILGLMFRHYLKQRLHDQRIQREINASEKRLRLALLGTGGRMWDWQLKSDRLYITSQLHGDEYSEEIDRQKFNSQIHPEDLPRTTELLQRYIRGESPFYEAEYRLKSADGQWLWGLDRGKAVDWDKNGHPLRMAGTLTDISSRKQQEDQLRLSYQVLESMNEAVVITDLDYRVIDVNPAFTQLTGFSDHNIKGKPILFLTRGLYPRSFYQQAEITMLHHHSWAKEMQIRTRRGKLLPVWMEANQVQDHLGQTSHLVMVFNDITERKKAEEDLRLMANYDQLTDLPNRTLFQDRLEHALLQASRTDTKVALLFLDLDRFKNINDTRGHQVGDRLLAAVAERLRRVIREGDTVARIGGDEFTIILEGVRKTKAATVIAEKIINTLKQPFAFGQTVLDITTSIGISMYPDDADNTEELLKFADTAMYHAKAMGRNNFQFYTSYMNQSAVRHMELESGLKQALTHQEFSLLYQPKFAVKNSKLTGMEALLRWHSQELGQVSPAEFIPLAEETGMISSIGNWVLQQVCQQLTEWRQQGLQPVPVAINLSARQLNSEIVDEVRRTLDTFALPANLLELELTESAVMQHPIESIAILTQLETLGLTLAVDDFGTGYSSLAYLKRFPIHTLKIDKEFVRDISEDPEDAAITSAIIALAHSLDLQVVAEGVETQEQLNFLADQGCDQIQGYLLGKPLSNVESGRLLHPITIDSHK
- a CDS encoding branched-chain amino acid aminotransferase; the protein is MEIKYQLKPAAERRQEQFRPEGNVGFGRLRTDHMFLMDYYDGEWRDPRIVPYGPFSVAPGAVALHYGQSIFEGAKAFMHQDGEIYTFRTNKNAERLNRSADILCIPYLPEEMQLQAINALIDADRLWFPMQEGACLYIRPFIFATEDRLSVSPSTSYTFCVVLSPSGAYYGANLSPISLLISTHYHRAAPGGTGASKASGNYAASLRAGRAAKEVGAAQVLYLDNNNVYIEEAGAMNHFHILKDGTVVIPEFTDTILRSITSQSIIELATELGYPVRQEMVRLDDFVKGVESGEIIEAGGFGTAAVVSPVGSYIFEDGRRITVGNGQVGEHVKHIYQVYTEIQKGLRPAPAGWLHKVPHLGH